The nucleotide sequence AAGGCAATTATGAACGGAAAAGAAGGAAAAAGGGAAGAAAAACCGTTTGACAAATTTCCTGTCCCTTTTGTCAATTCTTGAAAGATTAACGCGATATTTCTTATGCTTTGCTAGTTTCCGACAACATCCCCTATTTAGAAATGTTAAAAATTTGAAACGCGTTGTCGGAAGTTTTCTTTATGATGTCTTCAAGCGGAAGATCTTTTAGTTCAGAAAGTGTTTCAGCGACATACTTTACATAAGATGGTTCATTTCTTTTTCCTCTTAATGGATGAGGACTTAGATAAGGACAATCCGTTTCAATTAAAAGCCGGTCCATCGGAATCTCTGTAGCAACTTCCTTTACCTTCTTTGCATTCTTGAACGTTACTGGTCCACCAAAACTTATGTAGAAATTCATATCCATGCATTGACGGGCAACTTCGATGCTTCCGCTGTAGCAGTGCATGATACCGCCAACCTCATGGGCTTCTTCCTCTTTCAATATGTCAACTACATCTTGCGTTGCTTCACGATTATGGATCACAATCGGAAGCTTCACCTTTTTGGCGAGTCGAATTTGGCGTCTGAATACCTCTTTTTGAACATCTGCAGGCGACTTGTCCCAATGGTAATCTAATCCCATCTCGCCAAGAGCGACAACTTTTGGGTGCGCTGCAAGTTCTTCGATCCAAGCCAAATCTTCGTCTGTCATATCAATCGCGTCTACGGGATGCCAGCCTACGCAAGCATAAATAAAGTCGTATTCTTCAGCAAGTTGCATCGCACCTTTTATGGTTTCGCGGTCAAAGCCGACAACCACAATATGTGTTACGCCTTCATCTAACGCCCGTTGAATAACCGCCTCGCGATCCTCTTCAAACTGTGTTGCATTTAAATGTGCGTGTGTATCAAACATAGTGTACAATCCTTTCAACTTTACAAATCTTATCACATTTTCCATTCATTCGGGTAACAGTAGCATTACAAGTTAGTTACATCGTGGGTATTAAGTCCTATTTTTCGCGGTAAAAATCGTGTTTATTCACTATCTTCCGCCTTAAAAAAGCAAAAAGCAGGGATAAACTCCCCGCTTTTTGTTGTTATTTTACTTTTGCACCGTTTGGAAGTGAAGGGTCTACTGTAGCCAATGTTAATTGGCCATCAGAAGAACCGGCTAAAATCATTCCTTGCGATAGTTCACCACGTAATTTAACAGGTTTTAAGTTCGTCACGCAAATCACTTTTTGACCTACCAGCTCATCCGGTTTATAGAACTGAGCGATTCCAGAGACTACTTGGCGCTTTTCATATCCAAGATCCAATTGAAGCTTTAGTAATTTATCTGCTTTTTTTACAGGTTCTGCTTCAATTACGGTAGCTACGCGAAGATCAACCTTCATAAAATCATCAATCGTGATCTCAGGCTTTTCTTCAGCAGCAGGTGCTTCTTCTTTTTTCGGCTCTTCAACCGCTGGAGTTGAAGTACCGCCCATTGAATTTTTAATAAACTCAACTTCTGCTTCCGTTTCTAAGCGAGGGAAGATCGGGTCTCCTTTTTCCACCGCAGTACCCGCAGGAATCGCACCAAATTCTTTCAGTGTATCCCAATCTGTAATGCTCTTGTCTTTCAAACCTAACTGGCTCCAGATCTTTGCTGGTGTTTCAGTCATAAACGGCTGAATGAGAACAGAAACGATACGGATTGATTCTGCTAAATGATACATAACGCTTGCAAGTTCACCTTGTTTTGCTTCATCTTTTGCTAAAACCCAAGGCTGTGTCTCATCAATGTACTTGTTTGTGCGGCTTACTAATTGCCATATCGTTGAAAGCGCGATTGAGAACTCAAGCTTTTCCATCGCTTCTTCTGTTTTCCTTACTGTTTCTAAAGCAAAGTCTTGAAGTGTTCCGTCAAACTCGGTAACTTTCCCTTCATATGAAGGAATCTTGCCGTCAAAGTATTTTCCGATCATGGCAATCGTTCGGTTCAGCAGGTTTCCGAGATCGTTTGCTAAATCAGCATTTACTCTGTCAACAAAACTCTCCGGTGTAAACACGCCATCAGAGCCAAATGGCACCTCACGAAGCAAGTAATAGCGAAGCGGATCTAATCCGTAACGGTCGATTAGAACATTGGGGTCCACTACGTTTCCTTTTGATTTAGACATTTTACCGTCTTTCATCAATAACCAGCCATGTGCAATAACTTGCTTTGGAAGCGGAAGATCTAGCGCCATCAACATGATCGGCCAATAGATCGTATGGAAACGGACTATTTCTTTACTCATTAAATGAACATCAGCCGGCCAGTATTTTTGATATTTTTCATCGTTCTCACTGCCATACCCTAGAGCGGTAATATAGTTAGATAATGCATCGATCCAAACATAAATAACATGTTTTGGATTTCCCGGTACTTTTACACCCCAGTCAAAAGAAGTACGTGATACTGCAAGATCTTCTAACCCCGGTTTGATAAAGTTGTTTATCATTTCGCGTTTTCTCGATTCCGGGAAGATAAATGCCGGGTTTTCTTCGTAATAAGCCAACAACCGATCCGCATACTTGCTCATACGGAAAAAGTAGCTTTCTTCTTTAACCTTTTTCACTTCACGTCCGCAGTCAGGACATTTACCGTCTTCAAGCTGACGTTCTGTAAAGAAGGACTCACAATCTGTACAATACCAGCCCTCATACTCACTTAAGTAGATATCATCCTGATCAAGAAGCTGTTGAAAGATCTTTTCGACAGATTTTTTGTGTCGCTCATCGGTAGTACGAATATAATCATCATAGGAGATGTCCATCTTTTTCCAAAGAGCTTTAATATCTTCAACGATGCCGTCTACGTATTTTTGCGGATGAAGACCTTGTTCGTTTGCTTTCTTTTGAATCTTTTCTCCATGCTCATCCGTTCCTGTCAGATACATAACGTCAAAACCTTTTAATCGTTTGTATCGAGCCATTGCATCCCCTGCAGTTGTTGTATATGCATGACCGATATGAAGTTTGCCGCTTGGATAATAAATAGGTGTTGTAATGTAGAATGTTGGTTTCGCCAATCGTGCCGCCTCCTCAAAATAGTTACCTTATAGTAAAGAAAACTTGGCTGACGCCAATCTTTCGCGTCAGCCTTAGTTGCGCTTATACTATTAACCTAAACTTGTGCCACTTCGAAAAACATCGTGCTAACAAGTTATACTTTCTAATAGTGGAAAAAAAGCCCCTCGATTTAGGGACCATTTTTTCTTTACATTTAGGAAAAAAATTACTTTAACGGAAAATGTATCTTTTTACAAAAACTATAAAAAACTGTTTGCATTAGGACATAAAAGTAAAAAAGTAAGCGAAAGATTTCTATGTAAATACTTTCATTATTCTCTTTTCTTCCTTCAAAATATACCTAAAGCATAGAAAGTGTGTCAAGGCATAGAAGCCAATGGTCGGAAAGGGAAATTTTGATAGTATTTTTTCGTTGTTAGTTTTGTCGAAATTTGACGTTTTATTTTATCGGCATTTCCAGTTAATTTTTTTCATCTTTTACACATTCTTGAATTTTTTATGACAATATATGAATATATCTTCCAATTAAGGGTTTTGGAAGTATTATAATATGGGTATAGTCTAGTAAATTCATTGGTAAAAGTTGAAAAAATGTTTAAGTCAAAACTATTGACGACAATTGGAAATCTTGGTAAGATGTTCTCGTAGGATTTTGTCGAATTCTGACGATTTAAATAGATAGGGAAATCTTTTTATATATCTGGGAGGAGAGATTTTATTATGAAATCTACAGGAATTGTACGTAAGGTGGACGAACTAGGACGTGTCGTTATTCCGATCGAATTGCGCCGTACTTTAGGAATTGCAGAGAAAGACGCTTTAGAAATTTACGTTGATGATGACCGCATCATCCTTAAGAAATACAAGCCGAACATGACTTGTGCAGTAACTGGGGAAGTTTCTGATGACAACTACACTGTTGCTGGCGGAAAGATCATCCTTAGCCGTGAAGGTGCTAAAGAAGTAATGGATGAGCTTCAAAAGCAATTACAAACATCAAAATAAGCATAAAAAACAAGAGCCTTCGATTTAGAAGGCTCTTTTCCTTTGTCTACGTATTATCTTCGTTGTGTTCTTCGGTGCTTTTGGAAGTGGTTGATTTCCGTTTCAGGTGCTCGCTTTCCGCGGGGCAGGCGGTGAGCCACATTCATAACGTTTCACTTTTAAGTGTCTCACCTGCCCGCCTGTCCCGCAGGAGTCTCGCACCTTGCACTCCAATCAACTATTCAATGAAGAAGTAAAAGATTTAAAATAACAATCCTAAAAAAGATTAATGATTTTTAAGCTGTAATTAATGATTGTAAGACCTGCTTCTTATGACTTTCTGCTAGGGGGCTTATAACTTATAACCCGTGATACTCCTGATAGACTTCCCGTTTTGGTACGTTTCGGTCTACTGCCGCTAATTTTATTGCTTCTTTTGGTTTTTCGCCTTTTTCTACGTAATGTTCTACGTGATCTTTTACTGATAAAGGTTCCCACCATTGTTCTTGCTCTTCTGCTTCAAATTCTTTATTTCCGCTGCCTTCTACTACTAAACAGAACTCACCTCGAATTTCTGTATCTCCTTGGCTGAAGAACTCAGATACTTCTTGTAAGGTTCCGCGAGTTATTTCTTCATATTTTTTTGTAAGTTCTCGAACGACTGCAATGTTTCGGTTTTCTAAAACTGCGCTCATCGCTTGAAGTGTTTCTTTTAAGCGATGTGGAGCTTCGTAAAACAAAAGGGTGGAAGGAAATCGTTTTAAGTTTTCTAGCTCTGCCTTCTTTTCCTTTTTCCCTCTTGGCAGGAAACCATAGAAGGTAAAAAGCTCTGTATTTAGTCCTGATGCAACAAGTGCAGGAAGTGCTGCATTTGCTCCTGGAAGCGGAATAACGGCAATCTTTTCTTCTACGCATTGAACAACGAGCTCGTAGCCTGGATCAGAAACACCTGGCATTCCTGCATCTGTCACGAGTGCAATTTGTTTACCGTCTTTTAACTCTTCTAAAAGCTTTTTGCCGCTTTGCTGTTTATTGTGATCGTGATAGCTCGTTAAAGGAGTGTTGATCTCAAAGTGGTTGCACAGTTTTTTTGTTTGTCTTGTATCTTCTGCTGCAATGAGATCCGATTCTTTTAAGATACGAATCGCCCGGTAAGTCATATCTTCTAAATTACCGATCGGTGTTGGAACCAAGTACAGCATGCCGCCATCGTTATCATTTCCGTAGCTCTTTTGCTGCCACATATGAAACACTTCCCTCTTTTATCATTCTTTCTTTTTCAGCTCGATTGAGTTTCTTAACTGCAAACTCCATACGCATCGCTTCCTGTTTCGTTGAAAAGGATTTTTGGAAAACAAGCTTTAGAGGACCTCTTCCCCTCGTATACTTAGCACCTTTTCCTTCTTTATGCTTCTCTAGACGTTTAGCCAAATCATTTGTATAGCCTGTATAATAAGTTCCGTCTCCACATTCTAAAATATACAAAAAGTGATTATCTTCCTTCTTCGCCATAGAACATCCTCTTTAAATAATCCGTGTATTGGCCGTCTTCACCATATACCGTTATCGGGGGTAAAATATGCAGATCTGGTTTGCCGTTCTTCATTCCTTCTATTAAAAGCATGTTAGCTTCACTGCCCGCTTTCGGATATATGAGCTGTAATTTCTTTGGTTCGAGTTTGTACTGTCTCATATATGCTAAGATTTCCATCAATCTGTTCGGCCGATGGACCATCGCAACCTTTCCGCCTTGTTTCACGAGCTGGCTGCTGACGCGTATGACATCTTCTAGCGAACAATGAATTTCATGACGAGCAATGGCGAGGTGTTCATTTTGATTAAAATCTTCTTCATGCAAAGACGCAAAATATGGCGGATTGCATGTGAGCGCATCGAATGTACCATGGCCATATGTAGCTGGAGCGGTTTTGATGTCTCCCAAGTCCATTTGTATCTGTTTCTCTAAGTTGTTTAGCTCTACACTTCTCGTTGCCATACTGTGCAATCTATCCTGAATTTCGACTCCCGTAATGTTTGCTTTTGAGCGTTTGCTTAACAAAAGAGCAACGGCGCCGTTTCCACTGCATAGGTCGACGATTCTCCCTTTTTGAATAGGTACCCAAGCAAATCTGCTAAGTAAAACGGCATCAAGTGAAAACGAAAAAACAGAGGGACTTTGTATAATCTTTAAATCTTCATGCACTAAAAAATCAATCCGCTCATCTGGCAGGAGTTGTTTTTCCACGGTAATTCCCCCTTTCTTCTATATAATAGGTTTTTAGTTTTATTAAATTGTTAATGAAGCGCAATTTCCAAATATACCTCTGTTTTTCTTTTTAGAAGGAAGGTTTTTTCTATAGATTGCTGCTTACAAAGCATTGTAAGAGTTCATTATCTTCATTGAAAAGTTGATTGGAGCGCAAGGTGCGTGCCTACCACCTGAAAAGCTTCCTCGCAAGGCATGCGACGAGGAAACTCACTGCGGCAGCATTAACTTGTAGACGCAGGAGCAAAAATACTTCCTTGAAGCGGTCAGGTGAGACCCTTAAAGGCCCAAAGCGGCAAGGGGCTCACCGCCTGCCCGC is from Fictibacillus sp. b24 and encodes:
- a CDS encoding tRNA1(Val) (adenine(37)-N6)-methyltransferase; this translates as MEKQLLPDERIDFLVHEDLKIIQSPSVFSFSLDAVLLSRFAWVPIQKGRIVDLCSGNGAVALLLSKRSKANITGVEIQDRLHSMATRSVELNNLEKQIQMDLGDIKTAPATYGHGTFDALTCNPPYFASLHEEDFNQNEHLAIARHEIHCSLEDVIRVSSQLVKQGGKVAMVHRPNRLMEILAYMRQYKLEPKKLQLIYPKAGSEANMLLIEGMKNGKPDLHILPPITVYGEDGQYTDYLKRMFYGEEGR
- a CDS encoding AbrB/MazE/SpoVT family DNA-binding domain-containing protein translates to MKSTGIVRKVDELGRVVIPIELRRTLGIAEKDALEIYVDDDRIILKKYKPNMTCAVTGEVSDDNYTVAGGKIILSREGAKEVMDELQKQLQTSK
- a CDS encoding TatD family hydrolase; translated protein: MFDTHAHLNATQFEEDREAVIQRALDEGVTHIVVVGFDRETIKGAMQLAEEYDFIYACVGWHPVDAIDMTDEDLAWIEELAAHPKVVALGEMGLDYHWDKSPADVQKEVFRRQIRLAKKVKLPIVIHNREATQDVVDILKEEEAHEVGGIMHCYSGSIEVARQCMDMNFYISFGGPVTFKNAKKVKEVATEIPMDRLLIETDCPYLSPHPLRGKRNEPSYVKYVAETLSELKDLPLEDIIKKTSDNAFQIFNISK
- the rsmI gene encoding 16S rRNA (cytidine(1402)-2'-O)-methyltransferase; translation: MWQQKSYGNDNDGGMLYLVPTPIGNLEDMTYRAIRILKESDLIAAEDTRQTKKLCNHFEINTPLTSYHDHNKQQSGKKLLEELKDGKQIALVTDAGMPGVSDPGYELVVQCVEEKIAVIPLPGANAALPALVASGLNTELFTFYGFLPRGKKEKKAELENLKRFPSTLLFYEAPHRLKETLQAMSAVLENRNIAVVRELTKKYEEITRGTLQEVSEFFSQGDTEIRGEFCLVVEGSGNKEFEAEEQEQWWEPLSVKDHVEHYVEKGEKPKEAIKLAAVDRNVPKREVYQEYHGL
- the metG gene encoding methionine--tRNA ligase, which gives rise to MAKPTFYITTPIYYPSGKLHIGHAYTTTAGDAMARYKRLKGFDVMYLTGTDEHGEKIQKKANEQGLHPQKYVDGIVEDIKALWKKMDISYDDYIRTTDERHKKSVEKIFQQLLDQDDIYLSEYEGWYCTDCESFFTERQLEDGKCPDCGREVKKVKEESYFFRMSKYADRLLAYYEENPAFIFPESRKREMINNFIKPGLEDLAVSRTSFDWGVKVPGNPKHVIYVWIDALSNYITALGYGSENDEKYQKYWPADVHLMSKEIVRFHTIYWPIMLMALDLPLPKQVIAHGWLLMKDGKMSKSKGNVVDPNVLIDRYGLDPLRYYLLREVPFGSDGVFTPESFVDRVNADLANDLGNLLNRTIAMIGKYFDGKIPSYEGKVTEFDGTLQDFALETVRKTEEAMEKLEFSIALSTIWQLVSRTNKYIDETQPWVLAKDEAKQGELASVMYHLAESIRIVSVLIQPFMTETPAKIWSQLGLKDKSITDWDTLKEFGAIPAGTAVEKGDPIFPRLETEAEVEFIKNSMGGTSTPAVEEPKKEEAPAAEEKPEITIDDFMKVDLRVATVIEAEPVKKADKLLKLQLDLGYEKRQVVSGIAQFYKPDELVGQKVICVTNLKPVKLRGELSQGMILAGSSDGQLTLATVDPSLPNGAKVK
- a CDS encoding GIY-YIG nuclease family protein, with the protein product MAKKEDNHFLYILECGDGTYYTGYTNDLAKRLEKHKEGKGAKYTRGRGPLKLVFQKSFSTKQEAMRMEFAVKKLNRAEKERMIKEGSVSYVAAKELRK